One genomic region from Myxocyprinus asiaticus isolate MX2 ecotype Aquarium Trade chromosome 27, UBuf_Myxa_2, whole genome shotgun sequence encodes:
- the LOC127417819 gene encoding probable G-protein coupled receptor 101 has product MPTSPPPGLGSNTSTVPWDPGAPLSPSLLNSMVKMVLISVIVCTSLFGNVVVLLVFQRKPQLLHVANRFVLNLLLADLLQTVLVMPFAIAATVPEVWPLDARLCQALVVLMHLFAFAGVNTIIVVSVDRYLAIIHPLSYPTRMTPHLGTNLIALTWLLSLLQSTPPLYGWGAIEFDRHHNTCTVVWSSSYSYSAVVSALSFWLPVVIMLCCYWMVFRAARRQNALVHPIQSNPPPDSQAPCSSPQRHQPQQVGPFSATYPIRTRHRCFHYHCKAARVVFVIMASYVLSMGPYSVLSTISIYSSAAVPPWLASMALILFFLQCCLHPYIYGYMHRSVRKEFLALLCGPLCGQGRISQGSAVDSCFTVTDGRMAHTHLSSQVARVCPLRTWEEGTTSSAPTERRYKDSHKETTSISLSSERELTVHSNNQP; this is encoded by the coding sequence ATGCCTACCTCTCCACCTCCTGGACTGGGCAGTAACACCAGCACAGTGCCCTGGGATCCCGGTGCACCCCTGTCACCCTCTCTGCTGAACAGCATGGTGAAGATGGTGCTCATCTCGGTGATCGTGTGCACCTCGCTTTTTGGAAACGTGGTGGTGCTGCTGGTATTTCAGCGCAAGCCACAGCTACTCCATGTCGCCAACCGCTTTGTGCTAAATCTGCTTCTGGCCGACCTGCTGCAGACGGTGCTGGTCATGCCCTTTGCCATCGCCGCCACTGTGCCCGAGGTCTGGCCGCTGGATGCCCGTCTGTGCCAGGCTCTTGTAGTGCTCATGCACCTGTTTGCATTTGCCGGTGTGAACACCATCATCGTGGTGTCCGTGGATCGCTACCTTGCCATCATCCACCCGCTGTCATACCCCACCCGCATGACTCCCCATCTGGGCACCAACCTGATAGCTCTCACATGGCTTCTCAGCCTGCTTCAGAGCACACCGCCGCTTTACGGATGGGGAGCAATTGAGTTTGACCGCCACCACAACACCTGCACAGTGGTGTGGTCCTCAAGCTATTCCTATTCAGCAGTGGTGTCTGCACTCTCATTCTGGCTGCCTGTTGTGATTATGCTTTGCTGCTACTGGATGGTATTTAGGGCGGCGAGACGACAAAACGCTCTTGTACACCCCATCCAGTCAAATCCGCCACCAGATTCCCAAGCGCCCTGTTCCAGTCCCCAAAGGCATCAGCCCCAGCAagtggggcctttctcagcaaccTATCCGATCAGGACACGCCACAGATGCTTTCACTATCACTGCAAGGCAGCGCGGGTGGTGTTTGTCATAATGGCATCCTATGTGCTCAGCATGGGCCCGTACAGTGTTCTGAGCACGATATCCATTTACTCCAGTGCAGCAGTGCCTCCCTGGCTGGCTTCGATGGCTCTCATTCTCTTCTTCCTGCAGTGCTGCTTGCACCCCTACATCTACGGCTACATGCACCGCAGTGTACGTAAGGAGTTCCTGGCCCTGCTTTGTGGGCCTTTGTGCGGACAGGGCCGTATTAGTCAAGGCTCCGCTGTGGACAGCTGCTTCACAGTGACAGATGGACGCATGGCACATACCCATCTGTCAAGCCAGGTGGCCCGTGTGTGCCCTCTTCGCACCTGGGAGGAAGGGACTACCTCCTCTgcgcctacagagaggaggtataAAGACAGCCATAAGGAGACCACCTCCATCAGTCTGAGCTCAGAAAGGGAGCTCACTGTGCACAGCAACAATCAACCATGA